Sequence from the Bos javanicus breed banteng chromosome 11, ARS-OSU_banteng_1.0, whole genome shotgun sequence genome:
ctttctttgggattggaatgaaaactgaccttttccagtcttgtggccactgctgagttttccaaatttgctggcatattgagtgcagcactttcacagcatcatctttcaggatttgaaatagctccactggaattccatcacctccactagctttgtttgtagtgatgcttcctaaggcccacttgacttcacattccaggatgtctggctctaggggagtgatcacaccatcgtgtttatctgggtcatgaagatctttcttgtacagttcttctgtgtattcttgccacctcttaatatcttctgcttctgttaggtccataccgtttctgtcctttattgagcccatctttgcatgaaatgttcccttggtatctctaattttcttgaagagatctctagtctttcccattctattgttttcctctatatcttttcactgatcgctgaggaaggctttcttctttctccttgctgttctttggaactctgcattcagatgggtatatctttctttttctcctttgctttttgcttcccttctttttccagctatttgtaaggcctcctcagacagccattttgcctttttgcatttcttttccatggggatggtcttgatccctgtctcctccatgtcacaaacctccatccatagtttatcaggcactctgtctgtcagatctagtcccttaaatctatttctcacttccactgtatagtcataagggatttgatttaggtcatacctgaatggtgtagtattttctccagtttcttcaatttcagtctgaatttgtcaataaggagttcatgatctgagccacagtcagctcgcgatcttgtttttgctgactgtatagagcttctccatctttggctgcaaagaatataatcagtctgattttggtgttgcccATCTGATGGTCAGATGTAAGCAGAGTAATCCTAGGTGTTTCCACAGCCTATGCTGCAGTCTGAGTGTCTGAGTACCTGCCCCCACAACTAAAGTCCTCTGCGGACAATAACCCACAAGGTCCtgttgtgcagcacagggagctctgcttcgTAACACGTGGCCGCCTGGATGGGGCGGGGTCTGGGGGAGCACAGTACATGTATGTGTACGGCTGAGTGCCCCTGCTCATCTGAAACCgtctcaacattgttaattggctataccccaatagaaaataaaaagtttaaattgaaaaaaagtgtgtgtgtatatatatatatattatatatatatatattatatatataatatatatatatggagttctaattctttggccacctgatgtgaagaactgactcattagaaaagaccctgatgctgggaaagattgaaggcgagaggagaaggggacgacagaggatgagatggctggatggcatcacggactcaatggacatgagtttgagtaagctctgggaattggtggtggacagggaggcctggtgttctgcagtccatggggtcacaaagagtcggacacgcctgagcaactgaactgaactgatacacacacataaatatataaaacggAATCACTTTTTGTAGAGCAGTaattaacataacactgtaaatcaactatatttcaataaaatcattaaaataaaaaagtaaaaagccataaagtgaaagtaacttagccctgtctgactctttgagacccaatggactatacagtccatggaatcctccaggccagattattggagtgggttctactcccttctccaggggatcttccggattcagagatccaacccgggtctcctgcattgcaggcagattctctaccatcacCAGGGTAGTCATTGGACCTATACgtctgaaagtcactcagtcgtgacccagagttggtatagtccatgggattctccaggccagaatactggagtgggtagttgttcccttttctaggggatcttcccgacccagggatcgaacccaggtctcccgcattgcagctgACACCCTAAGCCCTGATGTGATGGGACTGaggggtggggcctttgggaggtgattaggtcatgagggtggagcctcaCGATGGGAATGGTGGTTTGGTGttagatgctaagtcatgtccgactctgtgaccccatggaccttagcccgccaggctcctctccccatgggattttccagacaagaatactggagtgggttgctgtttccttctccaggggatctttccaacacagggattgaacctgggtctcctgcattgcaggcagtctctttactgactaagcccccagggaagcccaatgggtcTGCTTCTAGCATCTGCTTTTTTCTGCTGTCTCGCTCACTTAGTCTTCATCTCTCAGGTGTTTTTCAGGAAATCCTGcttgaaaaaataatgaacaagGTCAATGTGAAGGTTGGGATGATGTTTTTGTCTTTCACTATCGTTTTCTCCCATCAGGCATCTGGGAGGCTGGTGGTCAGCTGGGGACCCTGACCACCaacagttctgttgcttcctgacctgcatacaggtttctcaagaggcaggtcaggtggtctggtattcccatctctttcagaattttccatagtttattgtgatccacacagtcaaaggctttggcatagtcaacaaagcagaagtagatgtttttctggaattctcttgtcaAGAGTGTATCTCTATTAccctttaataaaactttgctacacgAAAAGCTCCCAGtagtcaagccttgtctctggccctggatcgaaatcctctcctctggaggtcaCCAGTCCTGGCGTAGCACACGGCTCACCACCGCAACCTTTCACTGGCACCACCAACCCAGTGCCAAAGCCTACCAGTGCAGCCTCCAAATGCAGCCCACAGCACCCCTGCCTGTTTCATCACTGAAACACCCTCTGAACCTTAGCAGACGCTCTCCTGGAAGGCTGGCTCCCAACCAAGCAGGAAGGCCATGTGTCCACGGCGCTGACATCCTTGCCCGGGCCCTCCCAGTGCAATCAGAAGAACTGAAGCCCCCGCCAGGCTTCAAGGCACAGAAGGCTGTGGCCGGAGACCCTAACTTACAGCCCAACCCTTGCCTGACCCTCAGATTCAGCCACTTGGGCCTCCTGAAGCTTATCAAATAGGCCAGGGCTCAGGCCCACGTGGTTGAGGGTCCTCTGCTTGACCCTCTCCATCCCCGCCCCCATTTTGTCTTCCTGACCTCCCCCCAGGTCTGTTTACCTGTCTGCTCTATCAGGGGTAAGGGCTCTGACTCCTCCGTGGGACCCCCAGCTCCGAGCACAGGACTAACACCAAGTATGCGGTCACAGTATTTGGGGAGTTAACTCACTAAACCATTTTTAGATACGCCACCTCATATTCCGTGGTCGTCTTCAGTATAGGTAATCCCTTAAGCAAAGCCCACCCCAACAAATTACTAACAGTAATCAGGTCTCTAAGAGCTTGGAGATAATGCAGGCGATCCAAGCCAGGCTCGCGGCGAGGAGCGCGCTCCGCTGCCTGCGTCCGCCCGCGGAGCCCGGCGCCCGAAGCGCACGCAGGCCCGCCCCCTCTGCGctggccccgccccccgccccggccgGAGCAGGCCCCGCCCCTCTGCAGCCGGCCCTCCCTCTttccggccccgcccctccgctCCGGCCTGCACAGACCCCGCCCAGCGCCCCGCCCCTTCCCATCCGGCCCCGCCCTCCGCCGGCCGGGTGTAGGTCAGCCCGCCGGCTCCCCGCCGCCGCGCCAGCCATGGTGAACTTGGGCCTGTCCCGGGTGGACGACGCCGTGGCCAGCAAGCACCCGGTGAGAAGGCCGGCCTGGACGCGGGCCCCGACCTCAGAAGCTGACCTGAGCGGGGCGGGGGCCTTGGTGGGAGTACCCTCATCAGGGAAGCGAAGAGGGACAGAGGTGTGGGACCCTCTTGCGGTGGCAGTGGAGGCCTCCTGCCTGGGTGGGCAGGGGGGCAGGCGGGGTGTGGCTGGGCCCCCAGGGCCTCACGATGAGTGGTCCCCTCCCCCGGGGCCGGAGTGCGCCCTAGGGAGGGACAGGAGGGGCAGGGAACTGAGCCTTCAACCCCTTCCCCCTCCCAGGGACTAGGCGAGTACGCGGCTTGCCAGTCGAACGCTTTCGTGAAGGGCGTTTCCACCTTTGTCACAGGTAGGCTGGGTGCTGGGTGTGAGGAGGTCGCACCCTGACTCCCCAGCAAGTGGCGCCAGCTCACCAGCCCGCAGTGCTGGGAGCCTGGAAGGTGCTGCGGGCACGCGGGCTCTGCCGCGGTGGTCCCCTGGCCGGCCCGAGGACAAGCTGGCTGATGGGGACCGTGGCTCTTGGCAGGCACCGGTGCAACCTTCGGCCTGCAGATGCTGGTTCAAAGGAAGCTTCCATACCCCTTTCAGTGGAAGGTGCTGCTGGCTGTGGGTGGGTACTCCAGCCTGGGACCCCTGAAGTGCACCTCAGTTGCCGCTGGCTCTTCAGCAGAAGTGGGTTCCCACTGGGGGTGGGTGGCTGTGGTTCTGGGCATGCCCATCCCCCTGACGCCTGCCCCCTGCTCCCCAGTCGCAGGCTCAGTGGCCAGCTACTGGGTGACTCGAGTGGAGTCGCAGAAATGCAGCAACCTCTGGCTCTTCCTGGAGACAGGGCAGCTCCCCAAAGACATGGGCACAGGTGAGAGCCCCCAGGGCAGCAGGACGCAGAACCGAGGCTGCAGTGTCCAGAATTGGAGGCAGCAAGCCCGGGTCCAAGGTGTAGGCTGCACAGGCCTGTCCCCTCGACATGCACACGAGGGGCAGGGCGGGAAGGAGAGGGCCCGCATGCAGGAGGAAGACGCAGGAGGGGGTGGGTGGCCCGGGGGGAATGAGTGCAGAGGGAGGAAGGCAGACACCCCAAGAAGAGCGGCTGGATGGAAAGGCCCTGCATCGGACACCAGGCTGGCTGATCTCAGGTCTGGCCTCCACTGCCTGCACCCTTCCtgttccaagcctcagtttttgcCTCCAGAAAATGGGCACAGGGACTGGGAACAGCTTTGGGGTGTGGTTCTAGCTGTCTTCTCTGCCTCCTATAGATCGGCGCAGCTAGGAGAGCTCCAGCCAGGGCACAGAAGACCTGGGGCCAGACAATTCTAGAACACAGCCCTCGGCACCTCTGCGCCCCAGATTGGCCCTCCCCACACCCGTGGCCCCCGCACACAGGCATGACCAGGTCTGTTGAACCTGTGCAGACTGCTCCTGCCCAGCCTGGCTGCCCGGGAGCTCAAGCCAGGAGACTCTGTTTCTGGGATGGCTGTCCTGCAGGTGGACACAGCGCTGGAGAGGACCAGCATGCCTCATGCACCTTTGGGGACAGCCCTGGAGCAGGGAGGGGGCTTCTGCACTCTGCTGCTGACACTCCCTTTCTGGCCCCTgcatcccccacccaccccagtcaCAGATGACAGTTCCCCTGGGGGCTGCGGAACTAATAAACACCTTGTCCTATTTCCCACCTAAGTTCTAAAGCAGTCAGGGAACATGTCGCAGCAGTAGGAAGATGAGAGAAACGTCTCCTTGGAACCACACCGCTGAGGGGAGGAGGCACCAGGGCACTTCTGAATCTGAACCCCAGAATTAGACATCTGGCGGGCCCCACGTGCTCTCCACGCGGGCTGGGGGTCGGGGGAGGCACAGAGCAGATGTGTGCAGCCGAACAGCACCTGCTCTCAGGAGAGGAGGGCCGGAAGTGACCACTCCCACCCACCTACCATTCCAGCCCACCTATCAGATTAAGTCACTTCTCTCTGGGGGAGGAGGAAGTGAGGGGTGCAGGGGACCAGAGCCAGCTGACTGGAGCTCTGTCCACATGGAGGAAGGCTTCTGAGGGGGCAGGACTCTCCAGCTCAGCCACGGCCCACAGAGGGAGAGGGAGCGGAAGACATGACCCGAAACCTGGGCAGAGCTGTCGTCAtttccatcaggctcctccagaACACTGAAGGTGCACCTCCCAGGGCGTCACTGCTCCAGGCCCAGCCCCGCCCTGCTGGCCTGGCCCTCACTCAAAAGAACATCTGTTGCACACTTATGTGCACCAAGGAATCTGTGTGTAGAAGGCAAGATGGTAACTGTGGCGTAAGTCAGCTAGAGTTTGCGTTTTCTTTCATGTAGAAGTCCAAGTGGGTGGCCTGGGGCCAACAGGGAGTCAGGAACCCAGGCTCCTTTTACTGTGCTCTATGCTGTAAGGGCCCCCATTCCAAATCTTCCTCATGGTGCCAGGCAGCTGTACCAGCTCCAGCCATCATGTCTTCACCCCtgtgaaaaggaaggagaaagggagggaggagagtgatTCACTCACCACTCCTGCATTCACTCCATTGGCTAGAACTAAGTCAGGAGGGACGCCTGGTGCAAAGGCACCTAGGAGGGTGGCCTTGCTCCAGGCAGCCACGTGTCCCCATGATCTCTGTCTGAAGAGAGGAGAGCCAGTATCAGGGGACAGGCTCTGCATCACACCTGGGAGAAGAGGGGCAGCGAAGGAGTAGACCGTGCCCACGGCAGGTCCTTCCTGAGGGTAAGACCTGGGCTCTgagggagggcagaggatgaACTTGGAGTTTCAGATGGGACTGAAAACCGAGAGTGAGCAGAAAGGAAAAGGGTCTGTGTGAGTGGTCACAGAAAAAGATGCACACTGTAACAGCACATGGGTGAAGGCCATTGTCGTGGCTGAATTGTCTCCCCCAAGTTCACAGTGTGCGGCCCTGACCCCCAGGACCTCAGGATGTGACCGCATCTAGAGACAGGGCCTTTGgaggggttgttgttcagtcgctcagtcatgtccgactctgcgacaccatggactgtagcacaccaagcctccctgtccttcaccgtctcccagtttgctcaaactcatgttcaatgagttggtgatgccatccacccatctcatcctctgtcacccccttttcctcttgccctcaacctttcccagcatcagggtcttttctaatgagtcagctctttgcatcaggttgcccaggtattggagcttcagcttcagcatcggtccttccagtgaatattcagggttgatttcctttaggcttgacgggtttgatctccttgcagtccaagggactcttaagagttttctccagcaccacagttcgaaagctttctttggtgcccagccttctttaaaGGGGTAACTAAATTAATTAAATGGGGGTGGGCCCTCATCCCATCAGACTGGTGTGCTTATCAGAGCAGATTAGGACCCAGAGAGTCCAGGGTAAGGACCCcatgaggacacagcaggaaTGCGGCATCTGCCAGCCTGGGGGAGAGGCCTCAGCAGAAGCCAGCCCTTGATCTCAGACCGCCAGCCTCCAGGTTGCACAACAGTAAATTCCTGTTTTAGCTGCCGGGTCTGTGGTGCTCTGTTTCCGCAGCCCTGGCAAACTCATGCAGGTTGGGAAAAGTACCCCAGCTGGTGCGCACCCCCTGGAACCCCAGGCTTGAGCCACGTGGCTGTAAGGCAGGCTTGGACTAGGGTGCAGAGGGAGGACACTGGCCCCTCCTGTAGTCAGTTGAAGTTGTtgaaactcactcagttgtgtccaactctttgcaaccccatggactgtagcccaccaggctcctctgtccatggggattctccaggcaagaatactggagtgggttgccatgccctcctccaggggatcatcccccacccagggatcgaaccgaggtctcccgcgttgcaggcggattctttgctgtctgagccacccgggaggcCAAATTTATTTCTGGAGTAAGTGAGAGCTAAAGCCAGATCCAGGACTTCGCCAGGGAAGTGGAGGTCGAGCAGGGAAGGTTACTGAGAGATGTGGGGTAGTGAGGACTGAGGTTGGGGTCTCACAAGCCAGGTCCCCAGGGTGTGGTTTGAACTTAGGGTGGGGTGAGGGAATGGAGACCCTGTAGGCAGTGAGAAGTTGGCGGTTTTTCGAGGCACCATGGAGGACCTTAGGGGTGTGGGGAGGACGGGGAGGGTGCAGTGTGAAGCCACCACAAGTCACCCTGCAGAAGACAGCAACACTGACCAGGGCAGCActcctgggcagagagcagcagggagaCTCGTCTGGGGGAACAACTCAGGCTGGCTGGGGGCAGAGGATGGGGTCACCAGGGAGGGCCGGGAATTCCTGGGTTCCCTGGGCATTGAGAACCTCGGTCCCTGTCACAATGGGCCAGGATTCCAGGGACAATCTAAACAGGTTCTGCGGAGCAGGCTCAGCACAGAGAGGGCGGGAGGTGCGGAGGGGTCCTGGAGGACCCCCAGGGCCGCCATGAAGATCCGCAATGAGGCAGAGATGGAGGAGCAGATCCAGGAGCTGAAGACCATCACTCGGCTCCAGGGTACGCCTGCCACCGGGTGACTCGGGGCTCCAGGTGCAGGACTGTTGGTCCTAACACAGAGACAGCCCAGGGCAAACTGGCTAGGGGCCAGGCCACTGCTCACCCACAAGCAGagctggaaggatggatgggaaGGGTCTGCcatggggaggggctggagaagcTGGGGGCTTCAAAGAGATTTGTGAGTATAGTGGGCCCAAAGCCAGAGGGGACAGGAGCGTCTGGGAGTGATGACAGGCCTGCCCATCCTGGCTtccacctgccccacccaccccaccacccagCAACACTGTCCCCTGAACGCTGAGCACCGCTGGACAGCGAAGTGGGCCCCCATGCAGGCTGGAAGGAAGCTGCATGGGCTTAGAGACAGCAAACTCATGACCCCACTCCGGGCCTCCCCGGCCCCGAGCCTCGGCCACCAGGAATCCAGGCCCAGCCCTCGGCCCACATCCcactgccctgcccctcccccacccacagaGCAATGTCGGGCGCTGCAGATCCAGTCCGTGAAGGAGAAGACAGTCAAGAACAAGGCCACGCTGGCTCTCCTGCGCAGCAACATCCGCCGCAGGTCCCAGGAGTGGGCTTTGGCCAAGAAGGTGGACTCGGGGCCCTTCCTGCTGCCTGATGGCTGGGGacgagggggggtgggggggggtgggggggtggggggaggggtggggtgcgCGCTGTAATAGCCTCTACCCCCAACACAAGTGGACAGCTGGCCCCTGCTTTCCCCACGCTGACCCCACCACCCACCTTAGGGGGTGGGGCCAGGACCCAACTCGGGGCCCTTTCTGGGGCTACCCCCTACGGCAGCCACTGAGGAGACACGGGAACCCCCCTCTCTGGACCCCATCACATCCGAGAGGGGATGACCTGATGGGGCCTGCAGCGCTCTGCCCCTTGCGGCCCCAGGAGCTGGGGTCTTGCTACTCAGAAGGGGCCTGGGGAGAGGGCCTGGAGGGGCCTGCGGCCGGGTGAACGCAGAGGGGATGGGCCCCCAGCTCACCGCCACCGCTCCGCAGTACGACCAGTGGGCCATCTCCAGGGCCTGTGGGAAGGACGTGCCCATGAGGCTGGCCAACAGCCGCTGCACCATGGAGGTAGGCGGCGGGACGGCCCCTCCGCCCCGCCCAGCCGGTGCCCCCCaactactctaggaggtggagcCGGTGGGGAGCAGAGCGAGCGCCCAGCCCCAGGGTCCCTGCGGAGCTCCCACGTGCTCCGTGACCCCCCCGCGCACCCACTCGCGGGCCGTGCCCTCCCCGGCGCAGGTGGCGCGGGAGAAGCTGCGCAAGTATGTTTTCGACCGCGTGAACGTGCACAACGTGCTGATCCACTTGGTGCGGCGGCGCGGGCAGAAGCTGGAGAGTATGCAGCTGGAGCTGGCCGGCCTGAAGAGCCAGCCAGAGGCCACCAAGGAAGAACTGCGCCTGCAGCAGGTGCGGCCGAGGGGCGGGGCTGAGCAGGGGGCGGGCCCTGGGGAGGCGGGGCTCATGTGCCGGCCGGCGCGGGGCTGCGTGGGGCGGGGCTAAGTGAGACCCCGCCCCTAGGAAGAGAGGCCAGCCCCGCCCCCGTGAGTCTCTGGGCTCCCAGGTGGCCTGTCCCCAAGGCACTCTCAATGTGccctccaccccccaaccccaggtcATCCGTCAGCTGGAGAACAACATAGAAAAGACGACGATCAAGATCACCACAAGCCAAAATATCCACTTCCTGTACATGGACCTGCTGGACCACCTGAAAAAGGTGAGCCCCCTCACCCCGCATCCCAACACCTGCCGCCGCATCTTGGTTCCAGGGAACCTAACCGCGCTTGAAGGGCGGGACTCTCAGGCCCCAGGCCGTGTGCAGGACTGGGATCTCCGTGGGGGCGGGGTCCTCCAGGGCAGGGCACCCCCACACACAGGGGCAAGAGACGAATCCAGCACCCTCAGGAAGTCCCCTCACATCATCCAGGGCTAGCTGCCTCTGCACAGGCCAGCAGCCTGGGCTTGCTGCCCACTTCTTCCAAGccagcccccaggctccctgccgaggagacagggaagccccaggggccTTGAGCCCTCCTAAGAGGCAAGCCCCCTTCACTGGAGGCCCCCCCCCCAGGCCCCCACAGAGCAGAGCCCAGGCACCTGCCACAGGCCAGACGGCCAGAAGATGGAAGGAGGATAGGGCCCCTCTCTCATCTGGATGCATTCTATCCTCCCAGCGGTCCCTTCTTGCATTTTTAGAACATATGCATTAAAACAATACCTCCTGTGGCCACCTGAATTTTTTCTTGGTTGCATGGCACAGCATTTGCATtcttagttcctggactagggatcaaactggtgcctcctccagaggaagcctggagtctcaaccgctggaccgccagggTAGTCCCCACACCcactaaaataaaagaacaacTTTCTGggagtccagaggttaagactctgtgctcccaatgcaggggcacatgttcgattcctggccagggaactaacatcccacatgccacgtggcacaccccttccccccaaaaaagtagACATTAAAGAtactatatattctttaaaaataaatttttaaaaacagtagagAGTCTACATAATAGTTATcaacaacaaaatactaacaGCTAAGGTGTCTTGGACATTTGTGAACCTGACCCTGTGTTAAATAATACATCATTCTACCATCTCAATCCATCCTGAGAGCAACCCCTTGAAAGAGCCATTATTACCTGTTACACACGGGGAAACTCAGGTTAAGTGGCTTTCCTACGGTCCCACGCTAGCTGGTCAGGTTAGCCTTGGCCCTGAGTCCTGCGTCTGACCCCACACCATCTACTTCACTTCAGAGAGCAGTCAGCCTCCCGGGGCTCCAGGGGCACCTCTCAGGTAGTCGGACTCCCCATCACAACTTCTTACGAAGTGTCTCTGGGTTCTAGCCCTGGGCAGGGAGAAGTCCCCCAGCAGGAGGCCGTTTTCCCTCTCAAAACTTTCCTTTAACCTGCTTTGGGCCTTGCTGGGGCCAAAGGCCAGGCTCTACTTGTCCTCTGGGCTCGCACAGTCTGGGGTGAGGAGTGGAGGGCAGGCATGGTCCACTCTGGGGGACAGAGGAGAGTCAGGAAGGGGCCAGGGGAGCCAACCTGGGACGGGCCCACAGCTCCTGGGCCGTCAGGGGTTCTGCCCCCCTGCCCTTGCCCTTGTGCTGCAGAAGCTGGCAGGATACCCCACAGAGCTGGGCAAGCTGCAG
This genomic interval carries:
- the TMEM141 gene encoding transmembrane protein 141 isoform X2 — translated: MVNLGLSRVDDAVASKHPGLGEYAACQSNAFVKGVSTFVTGTGATFGLQMLVQRKLPYPFQWKVLLAVGGYSSLGPLKCTSVAAGSSAESQAQWPATG
- the TMEM141 gene encoding transmembrane protein 141 isoform X1, whose product is MVNLGLSRVDDAVASKHPGLGEYAACQSNAFVKGVSTFVTGTGATFGLQMLVQRKLPYPFQWKVLLAVVAGSVASYWVTRVESQKCSNLWLFLETGQLPKDMGTDRRS
- the CCDC183 gene encoding coiled-coil domain-containing protein 183 isoform X4, producing the protein MEDLRGVGRTGRVQCEATTSHPAEDSNTDQGSTPGQRAAGRLVWGNNSGWLGAEDGVTREGREFLGSLGIENLGPCHNGPGFQGQSKQVLRSRLSTERAGGAEGSWRTPRAAMKIRNEAEMEEQIQELKTITRLQEQCRALQIQSVKEKTVKNKATLALLRSNIRRRSQEWALAKKYDQWAISRACGKDVPMRLANSRCTMEVAREKLRKYVFDRVNVHNVLIHLVRRRGQKLESMQLELAGLKSQPEATKEELRLQQVIRQLENNIEKTTIKITTSQNIHFLYMDLLDHLKKKLAGYPTELGKLQSLVTNYCLELSDMTVMSQDAMMITDEVKMNMRQGEATFIEERRARENRLNQQKKLIDKIHTKEMSEKYRRGRRDLDFPSNLMGPETLKVRKREASKADVEYQTNVTALVEKVKTAVQCSHLWDIAGRFLAQKGTEEDLELQMEDCEERRAQLEALMKKLEIEEATLKFRQTPSSVRPGTSGAGRSPQHRGSLGGARARQLVPPRYRRKQCPRPPWTCTASWRTARAGCCTWPTECRCWPKRRRSAPR
- the CCDC183 gene encoding coiled-coil domain-containing protein 183 isoform X3, whose amino-acid sequence is MEDLRGVGRTGRVQCEATTSHPAEDSNTDQGSTPGQRAAGRLVWGNNSGWLGAEDGVTREGREFLGSLGIENLGPCHNGPGFQGQSKQVLRSRLSTERAGGAEGSWRTPRAAMKIRNEAEMEEQIQELKTITRLQEQCRALQIQSVKEKTVKNKATLALLRSNIRRRSQEWALAKKYDQWAISRACGKDVPMRLANSRCTMEVAREKLRKYVFDRVNVHNVLIHLVRRRGQKLESMQLELAGLKSQPEATKEELRLQQVIRQLENNIEKTTIKITTSQNIHFLYMDLLDHLKKKLAGYPTELGKLQSLVTNYCLELSDMTVMSQDAMMITDEVKMNMRQGEATFIEERRARENRLNQQKKLIDKIHTKEMSEKYRRGRRDLDFPSNLMGPETLKVRKREASKADVEYQTNVTALVEKVKTAVQCSHLWDIAGRFLAQKGTEEDLELQMEDCEERRAQLEALMKKLEIEEATLKFRQTPSSVSFKSVEKKMNDMLKEEEERLQLAHSKMTKSQKLLLTIQTGIDNLYIRLIGIPLPTGQVSTQVRDVLESSTLREKQNTRISFEETEEDVIETFQFADVDHSYVPSRAEIKRQGQRLMEEKLKVAKKKKK